One Hydrogenophaga crassostreae genomic region harbors:
- the choV gene encoding choline ABC transporter ATP-binding protein, with product MSLIEIQDLDVVFSNSPKPALDLLDQGFSRDEIFKQTGLIVGVEKANLTVERGEICVLMGLSGSGKSSLLRCINGLNTVSRGKLLIEHEGAQVDIANCSAAQMKAMRTQRIAMVFQKFALMPWLTVAENVSLGLEMQGLPSGERKKRIDDKLELVGLSQWRDKRPDALSGGMQQRVGLARALAMDADILLMDEPFSALDPLIRQGLQDELLDLQRQLNMTIVFVSHDLDEALKLGNNIVIMKGGLIVQHSKPEDIVLKPANDYVRAFVAHTNPLNVLSGYSLMRPLSECDQRDGELCLDNVADIWLKVDEQGTLRSARRGTDPLNLQQWAAGDSIEALITQQPTVVSAKIGMRDALHIRYQTGQKLLLSDGDKLVGILGDRELYHALLGKAMG from the coding sequence ATGAGCCTGATTGAAATTCAAGACCTCGACGTTGTTTTCTCCAATTCGCCCAAGCCTGCGCTTGACCTGCTCGACCAGGGCTTTTCGCGCGACGAGATCTTCAAACAAACCGGCCTGATCGTCGGCGTTGAAAAAGCCAACCTGACCGTGGAGCGCGGCGAAATCTGCGTGCTGATGGGCTTGTCGGGCTCGGGCAAATCCAGCCTGCTGCGCTGCATCAACGGCCTCAACACCGTGAGCCGTGGCAAGCTGCTGATCGAGCACGAAGGTGCTCAAGTGGACATTGCCAACTGCTCGGCCGCCCAGATGAAGGCCATGCGCACGCAGCGCATTGCCATGGTGTTCCAGAAGTTCGCACTCATGCCGTGGTTGACCGTGGCGGAGAACGTGAGCCTGGGCCTGGAAATGCAAGGCCTGCCCAGCGGCGAGCGCAAAAAACGCATCGACGACAAGCTGGAACTCGTGGGCTTGAGCCAGTGGCGCGACAAGCGGCCTGACGCGCTTTCCGGCGGCATGCAGCAGCGCGTGGGCCTGGCCCGAGCGCTGGCCATGGACGCCGACATCCTGCTCATGGACGAGCCGTTTTCGGCACTCGACCCGCTGATCCGCCAGGGCCTGCAAGACGAGCTGCTCGACCTGCAGCGCCAGCTGAACATGACCATCGTGTTCGTGAGCCATGATCTGGATGAAGCCCTGAAGCTGGGCAACAACATCGTGATCATGAAGGGCGGCCTGATTGTTCAACACAGCAAGCCCGAAGACATCGTGCTGAAACCCGCCAACGACTACGTGCGCGCCTTCGTGGCACACACCAATCCGTTGAACGTGCTGAGTGGCTACAGCCTGATGCGCCCCCTGTCGGAATGCGATCAGCGCGATGGCGAGCTCTGCCTCGACAACGTGGCCGACATCTGGCTCAAAGTAGACGAGCAAGGCACGTTGCGCAGCGCACGCCGCGGCACCGATCCCCTCAACCTGCAGCAATGGGCTGCCGGCGACAGCATCGAAGCGTTGATCACCCAACAACCCACGGTCGTCAGCGCCAAAATCGGCATGCGCGACGCACTGCACATCCGGTACCAGACCGGCCAGAAGCTGCTGCTGAGCGATGGCGACAAGCTGGTCGGCATCCTGGGTGACCGCGAGCTCTACCATGCCCTGCTGGGCAAAGCCATGGGCTGA
- the choW gene encoding choline ABC transporter permease subunit yields the protein MDIQKIPLGNYIADFIDWLTLHGADYFDAFADTLGAAINGSTQSLLWFHPLALIAIFGLIAQGIQRKWMLTLFTVASFLLILNLGYWQETIETLAQVLFATVVCVIIGVPLGIYAAHKPRFYMAMQPVLDLMQTVPTFVYLIPTLTLFGLGVVPGLISTVVFALAAPIRLTYLGIHDVPTDLMDAGKAFGCSRTQLLTRIELPHAMPSISAGITQCIMLSLSMVVVAALVGADGLGKPVVRALNTADIAVGFEAGLAIVLLAIILDRVCKQRSPSKGGAA from the coding sequence ATGGACATCCAAAAAATTCCCCTCGGCAACTACATTGCCGACTTCATCGACTGGCTCACGCTGCACGGCGCTGATTACTTCGATGCCTTCGCCGACACCCTGGGCGCTGCCATCAATGGCTCCACCCAATCTTTGCTGTGGTTCCACCCGCTTGCGCTGATCGCCATCTTTGGCTTGATCGCCCAAGGCATCCAGCGCAAATGGATGTTGACCCTTTTCACCGTGGCTTCATTTTTGCTGATCCTGAACCTGGGTTACTGGCAAGAGACCATCGAGACGCTGGCCCAGGTGCTGTTCGCCACCGTGGTGTGCGTGATCATCGGCGTGCCGCTCGGCATTTACGCCGCCCACAAGCCCCGCTTCTACATGGCCATGCAACCGGTGCTCGACCTGATGCAGACGGTGCCGACCTTTGTTTACCTGATCCCCACCCTGACGCTCTTCGGTCTGGGTGTGGTGCCCGGCCTGATTTCCACCGTGGTATTTGCACTGGCCGCGCCCATTCGCCTCACCTACCTGGGCATTCACGATGTGCCCACCGACCTGATGGACGCCGGCAAAGCCTTTGGCTGCTCGCGCACCCAGTTGCTTACCCGCATTGAACTGCCCCACGCCATGCCCAGCATTTCCGCCGGCATCACGCAGTGCATCATGCTGTCGCTCTCCATGGTCGTCGTGGCCGCCCTGGTAGGCGCCGACGGCCTGGGCAAACCAGTGGTTCGCGCCTTGAACACGGCCGACATCGCCGTGGGCTTCGAAGCCGGCCTGGCGATTGTGTTGCTGGCCATCATCCTGGACCGCGTCTGCAAGCAGCGCTCCCCATCGAAGGGCGGTGCCGCATGA
- a CDS encoding choline ABC transporter substrate-binding protein — protein sequence MSRSLLIAASVCAPMLVHAAEPATCKNVRFADVGWTDITVTTAVTSKILNSIGYKTKTSLISVPVTYKSLENKDIDVFLGNWMPTMEADIAPYREKGSVETVRANLEGAKYTLAVSEAAYEAGLKSFADIAKFKKELGGKIYGIEPGNDGNRLIQGMIDENKFDLGEFKIVESSEAGMMSQVSRAERRNKWVVFLGWEPHPMNSQVKMKYLEGGDDVFGPNLGGATIYTNVRKGYVEECANVGKLLNNLEFSLKMENDLMGAVLNDKKKPRAAATAWLKANQSVLEAWLDGVTTFDGKKPALDVVKAALAK from the coding sequence ATGTCCCGATCGCTACTGATTGCCGCCTCCGTCTGCGCCCCCATGCTGGTCCACGCCGCAGAACCCGCCACCTGCAAAAACGTGCGCTTCGCCGATGTCGGCTGGACCGACATCACCGTGACCACGGCCGTCACCAGCAAGATCCTGAATTCCATCGGCTACAAGACCAAGACCAGCCTGATCTCTGTGCCCGTGACCTACAAGTCACTGGAAAACAAGGACATCGACGTGTTCCTGGGCAACTGGATGCCCACCATGGAAGCCGACATCGCCCCCTACCGCGAAAAAGGCAGCGTGGAAACCGTGCGGGCCAACCTCGAAGGTGCCAAGTACACGCTGGCCGTGTCCGAAGCCGCCTACGAAGCCGGCCTGAAGTCGTTCGCCGACATCGCCAAGTTCAAGAAAGAGCTCGGCGGCAAGATCTACGGCATCGAGCCCGGCAACGACGGCAACCGCCTGATCCAAGGCATGATCGACGAGAACAAGTTCGACCTGGGCGAGTTCAAGATTGTCGAGTCCAGCGAAGCCGGCATGATGTCGCAGGTCTCGCGCGCTGAGCGCCGCAACAAGTGGGTGGTGTTCCTCGGCTGGGAACCGCATCCCATGAACAGCCAGGTCAAGATGAAGTACCTCGAAGGTGGTGACGATGTGTTCGGCCCCAACCTCGGCGGCGCCACCATCTACACCAACGTGCGCAAGGGTTATGTTGAAGAGTGCGCCAACGTGGGCAAGCTGCTCAACAACCTCGAGTTCAGCCTGAAAATGGAAAATGACCTGATGGGCGCTGTCCTGAACGACAAGAAGAAGCCCCGTGCCGCTGCCACCGCCTGGCTCAAGGCCAACCAGTCTGTGCTGGAAGCCTGGCTCGACGGCGTGACCACCTTTGACGGCAAGAAGCCGGCGCTCGACGTGGTGAAAGCCGCGCTGGCCAAGTAA
- a CDS encoding glycine zipper 2TM domain-containing protein — protein MKFGTHVLAASVIALGLAGCAAPGGPNETGGTIVGGVLGGALGSQVGGGSGRTVATVIGALIGANIGANVGRSMDGNDRARTAQVFEAAPTGQPTQWVNPDTRNQFEVTPTRTYESAGAPCREYTMKAVIGGRPDDVYGTACRQPDGSWKIMN, from the coding sequence ATGAAATTTGGAACACATGTATTGGCCGCTTCGGTGATCGCACTGGGTCTGGCGGGTTGCGCCGCACCGGGTGGCCCGAACGAGACGGGCGGCACGATCGTCGGTGGCGTGCTGGGGGGCGCGCTGGGGTCTCAGGTGGGTGGTGGGAGCGGGCGCACGGTGGCAACCGTGATCGGCGCGCTGATTGGAGCCAATATCGGGGCGAATGTGGGCAGGTCGATGGATGGCAATGACCGCGCTCGCACAGCGCAGGTGTTTGAAGCGGCACCAACCGGGCAGCCCACCCAGTGGGTCAACCCGGATACCCGCAACCAGTTCGAGGTGACGCCGACGCGAACCTACGAGTCTGCAGGAGCGCCTTGCCGTGAGTACACGATGAAGGCGGTGATCGGCGGACGCCCGGACGACGTCTATGGAACCGCTTGCCGACAGCCCGATGGCAGCTGGAAGATCATGAACTGA
- a CDS encoding NAD-dependent succinate-semialdehyde dehydrogenase, which yields MDMKTSPLALLKDPSLLKTDALINGEWVKGSSRFDVNDPATGLKLADVANLGPTEAEAAIAAANAAWPAWRAQTAKQRSIILRKWFDLLMANQEDLGRIMTAEQGKPFAEAKGEVAYGASFVEWFAEEAKRINGETLPTFDNNRRLMVLKQPIGVCAAITPWNFPLAMITRKVAPALAAGCTVIIKPAELTPLTALAAAELAIRAGIPAGVLNMLTADADQSIAVGKVICASDVVRHISFTGSTEVGRILMAQSAPTVKKMSLELGGNAPFIIFNDADIDSAVEGAFASKYRNAGQTCVCSNRFYVQSGVYDEFVEKFATKVKSAKVGNGFEDGVNQGPLIEEAALEKVQRHVDDAVSKGARIMAGGKRLPGQFFEPTLVADATNDMLCAKEETFGPFAPVFKFENEQEAIDAANDTEFGLASYFYSRDVGRIFRVAEALEYGMVGINVGILATEHVPFGGVKQSGLGREGSHHGMDDYVEIKYLCVGDILS from the coding sequence ATGGACATGAAGACATCCCCCCTCGCCTTGCTCAAAGACCCCAGCCTGCTCAAGACCGATGCCCTGATCAATGGCGAATGGGTCAAGGGCAGCAGCCGCTTTGATGTGAACGACCCGGCCACCGGCCTCAAACTGGCCGACGTGGCCAACCTCGGCCCGACAGAAGCCGAGGCCGCCATTGCTGCTGCCAACGCCGCCTGGCCAGCCTGGCGCGCCCAGACCGCCAAGCAGCGCAGCATCATCCTGCGCAAGTGGTTTGACCTGCTGATGGCCAACCAGGAAGACCTCGGCCGCATCATGACCGCCGAGCAAGGCAAGCCGTTTGCCGAAGCCAAAGGTGAAGTCGCCTATGGCGCCAGCTTTGTCGAGTGGTTCGCCGAAGAGGCCAAGCGCATCAATGGCGAAACGCTGCCCACCTTCGACAACAACCGCCGCCTGATGGTGCTGAAACAGCCCATCGGCGTTTGCGCCGCCATCACGCCCTGGAATTTCCCCCTGGCCATGATCACGCGCAAGGTCGCGCCAGCGCTGGCCGCGGGCTGCACTGTCATCATCAAGCCCGCCGAGCTCACGCCGCTGACCGCACTGGCCGCCGCCGAGCTGGCCATTCGCGCCGGTATCCCTGCCGGTGTGCTGAACATGCTCACCGCTGATGCCGACCAGTCCATTGCCGTGGGCAAGGTCATTTGCGCCAGCGATGTGGTCCGTCACATTTCCTTCACAGGTTCCACCGAAGTGGGCCGCATCCTGATGGCGCAAAGCGCACCCACGGTCAAGAAAATGTCGCTGGAGCTGGGCGGCAACGCGCCTTTCATCATCTTCAACGATGCCGACATCGACAGCGCGGTCGAAGGCGCCTTTGCCAGCAAATACCGCAACGCCGGCCAGACCTGCGTCTGCTCCAACCGCTTTTACGTGCAAAGCGGTGTGTACGATGAATTCGTCGAGAAGTTCGCCACCAAGGTGAAATCGGCCAAGGTCGGTAACGGTTTTGAAGACGGCGTGAACCAGGGCCCTCTGATCGAAGAAGCGGCTCTTGAAAAGGTGCAGCGCCATGTGGACGATGCCGTGTCCAAGGGTGCCCGCATCATGGCTGGCGGCAAGCGCCTGCCCGGCCAGTTCTTCGAACCCACACTGGTGGCCGACGCCACCAACGACATGCTCTGCGCCAAAGAAGAAACCTTCGGTCCGTTCGCGCCGGTGTTCAAGTTCGAAAATGAGCAAGAAGCCATCGACGCAGCCAATGACACCGAATTCGGTCTGGCCAGCTACTTCTACAGCCGCGACGTGGGTCGCATCTTCCGCGTGGCCGAAGCGCTGGAGTACGGCATGGTGGGCATCAACGTCGGTATTCTCGCAACCGAACATGTGCCGTTTGGCGGCGTGAAGCAGTCGGGTCTGGGTCGCGAAGGCTCACACCACGGCATGGACGACTACGTCGAAATCAAATACCTGTGTGTGGGTGACATCCTGAGCTGA
- a CDS encoding cupin domain-containing protein has product MTRPQAIPTVQISNERVIVTEWRFPPGAETGWHTHGHDYVVVPMTGGELLLETPEGNRTAPLTPGQSYTRNEGVEHNVINPTDHEVVFVEIEIR; this is encoded by the coding sequence ATGACCCGACCCCAAGCCATACCCACGGTGCAGATTTCCAATGAACGCGTTATCGTCACGGAATGGCGATTCCCGCCCGGCGCCGAAACCGGCTGGCACACCCATGGCCATGACTACGTGGTCGTGCCCATGACGGGCGGCGAGTTGTTGCTGGAAACCCCCGAAGGCAACCGGACCGCCCCGCTCACACCAGGGCAGTCCTACACCCGCAACGAGGGTGTCGAACACAACGTCATCAACCCGACCGACCACGAAGTCGTGTTCGTTGAAATTGAGATACGCTGA
- the speB gene encoding agmatinase produces MNEQTFNQPQGGNEMPRFGGLATMMRLPAVASPAGINAGFIGVPLDIGTSHRPGARFGPRQIRAESCLIRPYNMATGAAPFDALQVADLGDVAINTFNLQKSVDIIEAHYRPIIEAGCIPLTLGGDHTIALPILRALKARHGPVAMVHVDAHADVNPDMFGERIAHGTPFRRAVEEGLLIGNKVWQIGLRGSGYSAEDFDWPRQQGFTVVPAHEVWWQSLAPLMTQIRDAIGPDTPTYLSFDIDGIDPAYAGGTGTPEVGGLSVPQALEIVRGCRGLNLVGCDLVEVAPAYDASGNTALLGANLLFEMLCVLPGVAYR; encoded by the coding sequence ATGAACGAACAAACCTTCAACCAGCCGCAAGGCGGCAACGAGATGCCGCGTTTCGGTGGGCTGGCCACCATGATGCGGCTGCCAGCAGTGGCAAGCCCGGCCGGTATCAACGCAGGCTTCATCGGTGTGCCGCTGGACATCGGTACCAGCCACCGGCCTGGCGCCCGCTTTGGCCCGCGCCAGATACGCGCCGAATCCTGCCTGATCCGCCCCTACAACATGGCCACCGGCGCCGCGCCGTTCGATGCACTGCAAGTGGCCGACCTGGGCGACGTGGCGATCAACACCTTCAATCTGCAAAAGTCGGTCGACATCATTGAAGCCCACTACCGGCCCATCATCGAAGCCGGCTGCATCCCCCTCACCCTGGGCGGAGATCACACCATTGCCCTGCCCATCCTTCGTGCCCTCAAAGCCCGGCACGGCCCGGTGGCAATGGTCCATGTCGACGCCCACGCCGACGTGAACCCAGACATGTTCGGTGAACGTATCGCGCACGGCACGCCCTTCCGCCGTGCGGTGGAAGAAGGCCTCCTCATAGGCAACAAGGTTTGGCAGATCGGTTTGCGCGGCAGCGGCTATTCGGCCGAAGATTTCGACTGGCCACGCCAGCAAGGCTTCACTGTCGTGCCCGCCCACGAAGTCTGGTGGCAATCACTTGCGCCCTTGATGACCCAGATCCGTGATGCGATCGGACCCGATACGCCGACCTATCTCAGCTTTGACATTGACGGCATTGATCCTGCCTACGCAGGCGGCACGGGCACACCGGAAGTTGGCGGCCTCTCGGTGCCCCAGGCCCTGGAGATCGTGCGCGGCTGCAGAGGCCTCAATCTGGTGGGCTGTGACCTGGTGGAAGTGGCTCCCGCCTATGACGCCAGTGGCAACACAGCCCTGCTGGGTGCCAACCTGCTGTTTGAAATGCTGTGCGTGCTGCCCGGCGTGGCCTACCGTTAA
- a CDS encoding GNAT family N-acetyltransferase, with product MTFTTDTHLSGQHASLVPLTQDHHDDLVEAVKDGELWRLWYTAIPAPEAMAAEIERRQGLQKAGSMLPFAVLDTGGRAVGMTTFMNIDAGNRRVEIGSTWYRRAVQRSPLNTECKRMLLTHAFERLGCIAVEFRTHFFNHASREGIERLGAKLDGVLRSHQLNRHPDAPDTLRDTCVYSIVASEWPTVRAHLDHQLRKPRP from the coding sequence ATGACTTTCACGACCGATACGCACTTGTCTGGCCAACACGCCAGCCTCGTCCCGCTGACCCAGGACCACCACGATGACCTCGTGGAAGCAGTCAAAGACGGCGAACTCTGGCGTCTTTGGTACACAGCCATCCCCGCGCCAGAAGCCATGGCGGCCGAGATTGAACGCCGCCAGGGTCTGCAAAAGGCTGGCAGCATGCTGCCTTTTGCGGTGCTTGATACCGGTGGTCGCGCTGTGGGCATGACCACCTTCATGAACATCGACGCAGGCAACCGCCGCGTTGAAATTGGCTCCACCTGGTATCGCCGGGCGGTGCAGCGCAGCCCGCTGAACACCGAATGCAAGCGCATGCTGCTGACACACGCATTCGAGCGACTCGGCTGCATCGCGGTGGAATTCCGCACCCACTTTTTCAACCACGCCAGCCGCGAAGGCATCGAGCGGCTGGGGGCCAAACTCGACGGTGTGCTGAGAAGCCACCAGCTCAACCGCCACCCCGATGCGCCCGACACCCTGCGCGACACCTGTGTCTACAGCATCGTTGCCAGCGAATGGCCCACGGTGCGCGCCCACCTCGATCACCAATTGCGCAAGCCCCGCCCATGA
- a CDS encoding isocitrate lyase/PEP mutase family protein has protein sequence MPNAWDAGSARMLSAAGFLALGTTSAGIAYALGRPDGCGRVSREEMMDAVHLIAGAVSIPVSADLESGLADDAQGVATTIRLARDAGVVGANIEDATGDSSKPFLYDLPEAADRIRAAVEAGGPDFTLTARSDACMLGGSEALSEAVQRCAAYFEAGASCVFVPGLRGAGDIARLVRESPGPVSVVMGLSGSPMTQTELRHLGVRRVSTGGSLARAALGMVQRAAIKMMTEGSFDYAAGQIPDAELCQLFASSDDQVRHRIAVHHHL, from the coding sequence ATGCCCAACGCCTGGGACGCGGGCAGTGCCCGCATGCTGTCGGCCGCGGGCTTTTTGGCCTTGGGCACGACGAGCGCGGGTATCGCATACGCCCTTGGCCGCCCCGACGGCTGTGGCCGTGTCAGCCGTGAGGAAATGATGGACGCCGTGCACCTGATTGCCGGCGCTGTCTCCATCCCGGTCAGCGCCGATCTGGAGTCAGGATTGGCCGACGATGCGCAAGGCGTCGCGACAACCATCCGCCTGGCCAGGGACGCCGGCGTGGTGGGCGCCAACATTGAAGACGCAACCGGGGACTCGAGCAAACCGTTTTTGTACGACCTACCGGAAGCCGCAGACCGAATACGCGCAGCGGTTGAAGCAGGCGGACCCGATTTCACGCTGACGGCGCGCAGCGACGCCTGCATGTTGGGTGGATCCGAGGCGCTGTCCGAGGCTGTCCAGCGGTGTGCTGCGTACTTTGAAGCGGGTGCAAGCTGCGTCTTTGTGCCGGGCTTGCGTGGCGCCGGGGATATCGCGCGGCTGGTACGAGAATCACCAGGTCCCGTCAGCGTGGTCATGGGACTGTCCGGTTCACCGATGACGCAGACCGAATTGCGCCACTTGGGCGTGAGAAGAGTCAGCACGGGCGGCAGTCTTGCTCGCGCTGCTTTGGGCATGGTTCAGCGCGCCGCCATCAAAATGATGACCGAGGGCAGCTTCGATTACGCGGCCGGTCAAATCCCGGACGCCGAGTTGTGCCAACTGTTTGCATCCAGTGACGATCAGGTACGCCACAGGATTGCGGTTCACCACCACCTGTGA
- a CDS encoding ABC transporter permease has product MFSAIFPTFPAYYTLLDKIGWYALRLGSIGVLVFLLLPVVVIIPLSFSDSSFLAYPIEGWSMRWYEEMWHADEWIRAAKNSFIVAPLATLLATTLGTLAAMGLARTQFFGKGFITGLLIAPMVVPVVVVGVSSYLYFAKLGLNDSYLGLVLVHAALGAPFVVTTVLATLQSFNHNLVKASQSLGASPLESFFRVTLPVIAPGVISGALFAFATSFDEVVVTLFLAGPDQVTLPRQMFTGIRENISPTIAAVATLLILFTTTLMLTLEWLRGRRK; this is encoded by the coding sequence ATGTTCTCAGCCATCTTCCCCACCTTTCCCGCTTATTACACCTTGCTCGACAAGATCGGCTGGTATGCGCTGCGCCTGGGCAGCATCGGCGTGCTGGTGTTTCTGCTGCTGCCGGTGGTGGTCATCATTCCGCTTTCGTTCAGTGACAGCTCGTTTCTGGCCTACCCCATCGAAGGCTGGTCCATGCGTTGGTACGAAGAGATGTGGCACGCCGACGAATGGATTCGAGCGGCCAAGAACAGCTTCATCGTCGCTCCACTGGCCACGCTGCTGGCGACCACACTGGGCACCCTCGCAGCCATGGGCCTGGCCCGCACCCAGTTTTTCGGTAAAGGCTTCATCACGGGCCTGCTGATCGCCCCCATGGTGGTGCCGGTTGTGGTGGTCGGTGTCAGCAGCTACCTGTACTTCGCCAAACTCGGCCTGAACGACAGCTACCTCGGTCTGGTCCTGGTGCACGCCGCGCTCGGCGCACCTTTTGTGGTCACGACTGTGCTGGCAACCCTGCAGAGTTTCAACCACAACCTGGTAAAGGCCAGTCAGAGCCTGGGGGCAAGCCCGCTGGAATCCTTTTTCCGCGTGACGCTGCCGGTGATCGCTCCGGGCGTGATCTCGGGCGCGTTGTTTGCCTTCGCCACCTCGTTCGACGAAGTGGTGGTCACGCTCTTCCTGGCTGGCCCTGACCAGGTGACCTTGCCGCGCCAGATGTTCACAGGCATTCGTGAAAATATTTCACCCACCATCGCCGCCGTAGCAACGCTGCTGATCCTGTTCACCACCACTTTGATGCTCACGCTGGAGTGGTTGCGCGGCCGCAGGAAATAG
- a CDS encoding ABC transporter permease: MNPSQTISDGSLAAQLGRAERRKKLRALTLTLPLLAFLVVFFLVPLASLLIRAVENPEVADALPRTGQALAGWDRKSEPPLAAYAALLKDFTAFEETAEAGALARRLNSEVAGARSLVMGTYRALPLGENLSPEQAREKLLEHDERWAELPYWQTIAKNSSRWTPDYLLASIDLKRDAQGNVVKVGPNAAAFSDILLRTFKISAIVTLSALLLGYPLAYWLSTLGERKANILLILVLLPFWTSVLVRIAAWIVLLQNNGLINRFLMWIGVTDAPIPLLFNRLGVTIAMVHILLPFMILPLYSVMKSVPTNYLRAAISLGSSPLGAFFRVYLPQTYPGVAAGGLLVFITCIGYYVTPALLGGPADQMLSYYVAQYTNVEVNWGMACALGSVLLFCTLVLYALYRKLGKAELSLG, from the coding sequence ATGAACCCCTCTCAGACGATCTCCGACGGCAGCCTCGCGGCCCAACTGGGGCGTGCCGAACGCCGCAAGAAGCTGCGTGCGCTCACGCTCACGCTGCCTTTGCTGGCGTTTCTGGTGGTGTTTTTTCTGGTACCGCTGGCATCCCTGCTCATTCGGGCGGTGGAAAACCCGGAAGTGGCCGACGCCCTGCCCCGTACGGGTCAGGCGCTGGCTGGCTGGGACCGCAAAAGCGAGCCACCATTGGCCGCCTACGCGGCCCTGCTCAAAGACTTCACCGCCTTTGAAGAAACCGCTGAAGCCGGCGCCCTGGCGCGCCGGCTCAACAGCGAAGTGGCCGGCGCACGCTCGCTGGTCATGGGCACTTACCGCGCACTGCCGCTGGGCGAAAACCTCAGCCCCGAACAAGCCCGGGAAAAACTGCTCGAACACGACGAACGCTGGGCCGAACTGCCCTACTGGCAGACCATCGCCAAAAACAGCTCCCGCTGGACGCCGGACTACCTGCTGGCCTCGATCGATTTAAAACGCGATGCCCAGGGCAACGTGGTCAAGGTGGGCCCCAACGCGGCAGCCTTCAGCGACATCCTGCTGCGCACCTTCAAGATCAGCGCCATCGTGACGCTGTCGGCCCTGCTGCTGGGTTACCCGCTTGCTTACTGGTTGAGCACGCTGGGCGAGCGCAAGGCCAATATCCTGCTCATCCTGGTGCTGCTGCCTTTCTGGACTTCGGTGCTGGTGCGCATTGCCGCCTGGATCGTGCTCCTGCAGAACAATGGCCTGATCAACCGGTTCCTCATGTGGATCGGGGTCACCGACGCCCCCATCCCGCTGCTCTTCAACCGGTTGGGTGTGACCATCGCCATGGTCCACATCCTGCTGCCCTTCATGATCCTTCCGCTCTACAGTGTCATGAAGTCCGTCCCCACAAATTACCTGCGCGCGGCCATCTCTCTGGGCAGCTCGCCACTGGGTGCCTTCTTCCGCGTGTACCTGCCGCAGACCTACCCAGGCGTGGCCGCTGGAGGCCTGCTGGTGTTCATCACCTGCATCGGCTACTACGTCACGCCCGCGCTGCTGGGTGGCCCGGCCGACCAGATGCTGAGCTACTACGTGGCGCAATACACCAACGTCGAGGTCAACTGGGGCATGGCCTGCGCGCTGGGCTCGGTATTGCTGTTTTGCACACTGGTGCTGTATGCGCTCTACCGCAAGCTGGGCAAGGCCGAGCTGAGTCTGGGGTGA